A single Anopheles funestus chromosome 2RL, idAnoFuneDA-416_04, whole genome shotgun sequence DNA region contains:
- the LOC125761384 gene encoding uncharacterized protein LOC125761384, giving the protein MTFRSIRLSYITIWNIFLVLPIVSSDNDYISGYHRRLHPMTPVSWTSKDGHDNRDNLVKTINIFIEEQARRRFLEHLQRLQTAGSKTIPAPSYLGTAEISDEYRPTYTYQLPLNNLIDSSEPINFAVGPSDPRFYDQTTGLGRDSDLDGLGIGDGGDGSFLYDSSEPLGGGSNDERTVVASGGGTAIEQKPIEDYRHPPPPPPIRPKIGKGTHARNQSNNGRLVTIATAATDRSSSNGVMQQPIEIGTGLGMYLIALIAGISAAITVALISIGFGWYTLHKRTKAAADVEYPAYGVTGPNRDSTAGAAVSAGDRKLAQNAQMYHYQHQKQQIIAMENTTRSATHSEQPSEDENEEGDYTVYECPGLAPTGEMEVKNPLFLEDGPISGVSLQTSISGEGPAIGVVYLEKAVQPQAHNNNKNSGE; this is encoded by the exons ATGACCTTTCGCAGTATTCGTCTGTCCTACATCACAATATGGAACATTTTCCTGGTGCTGCCGATCGTTTCATCTGACAATGACTACATCTCTG GCTATCATCGTCGATTACACCCGATGACCCCAGTGTCGTGGACTTCGAAAG ATGGTCACGATAACAGGGACAATCTGGTAAAAACGATAAACATTTTCATAGAGGAACAGGCGCGCCGCCGCTTTCTGGAGCATCTTCAGCGATTGCAGACTGCAGGGAGCAAAACTATTCCGGCACCTTCGTACCTCGGTACAGCAGAGATATCGGACGAGTATCGTCCAACATACACGTACCAGTTGCCGTTAAACAATCTGATAGATTCGAGTGAACCGATCAACTTTGCGGTCGGTCCCAGTGATCCTCGATTCTACGACCAAACTACTGGACTTGGGCGTGATTCGGATCTAGATGGGCTCGGTATTGGCGATGGTGGGGATGGATCCTTCCTTTACGATAGCTCCGAACCACTCGGAGGTGGATCAAACGATGAACGAACCGTGGTGGCATCTGGTGGAGGAACCGCTATCGAGCAAAAACCCATCGAAGATTATCGTcacccaccaccaccgcctccGATTCGTCCAAAGATAGGAAAGGGTACACACGCACGGAATCAATCCAATAATGGCAGACTCGTGACCATCGCAACAGCGGCCACCGATCGCAGTAGTTCGAACGGTGTCATGCAGCAACCGATCGAGATTGGTACCGGGCTGGGCATGTATCTGATTGCACTGATAGCAGGTATCAGTGCCGCCATTACGGTGGCCCTGATTTCCATCGGTTTCGGTTGGTACAC ACTCCACAAAAGGACCAAAGCGGCAGCGGACGTCGAATATCCAGCATACGGTGTGACGGGACCAAACCGCGATTCGACGGCAGGCGCAGCAGTTTCCGCCGGTGATCGAAAGTTAGCGCAGAATGCGCAAATGTATCACTATCAACACCAGAAGCAGCAAATAATCGCCATGGAAAACACGACCCGCAGTGCAACTCATTCGGAACAGCCCAGCGAGGATGAGAACGAGGAAGGTGACTACACTGTTTACGAATGTCCTGGCCTGGCACCG ACTGGTGAGATGGAAGTAAAGAATCCTCTCTTCTTGGAGGACGGACCTATCAGTGGTGTTTCCCTACAGACATCGATCAGTGGCGAAGGTCCCGCTATCGGGGTAGTTTATTTGGAAAAGGCAGTTCAACCGCAAGCtcataacaataacaaaaactcG gGAGAATAA
- the LOC125761387 gene encoding homer protein homolog 2 encodes MGEQPIFTCNAHVFHIDPKTKRTWITASSKAIAVSFFYDSSRNLYRIISVEGSKAVINSTITPNMTFTQTSQKFGQWSDVRANTVYGLGFASEAELGKFIVKFQEVKEATKDALNKASANGNSAAASANASPITARASANSGDIFESGNLEPPLAPASSISTSCKTDSPSHNNITETNANNLNNELKQLSINNATSNDGTVTSTSEQQLKYENERLKLALAQSSANAKKWEIELATLKSNNLRLTSALQESTANVDEWKRQLHSYKEENQRLKLRYQDLEAGKGGVVPTAGGANAAGLASNELTEELRREIVSLKSRIEGLEAELMNQEMELKAANKTLKDKQNDPTLKQMTNLCSQFNAQITELSGIHKEMEKLIQAQHKST; translated from the exons ATGGG GGAgcaaccaattttcacttgcAACGCTCATGTGTTCCACATAGATCCCAAAACCAAACGCACTTGGATAACCGCAAGTTCGAAGGCCATCGCCGTTAGTTTCTTCTATGATTCCTCTCGTAATCTCTACAGAATTATCAGTGTGGAAGGGAGTAAG GCTGTTATCAATTCAACTATTACTCCGAATATGACCTTTACCCAAACGTCCCAAAAGTTTGGACAATGGAGTGATGTTCGTGCCAATACAGTTTACGGGCTTGGGTTTGCATCAGAAGCCGAGCTTGGTAAG TTCATAGTAAAGTTTCAGGAAGTGAAGGAGGCCACGAAGGATGCCCTCAACAAGGCATCGGCAAACGGTAACTCGGCTGCAGCATCTGCAAACGCATCGCCTATAACGGCCCGTGCATCGGCCAATAGTGGCGATATCTTTGAATCCGGAAACTTGGAACCACCACTGGCACCGGCAAGCAGCATTTCAACG AGTTGTAAAACGGACAGTCCATCGCATAACAATATCACTGAGACGAATGCTAACAATCTGAATAATGAACTGAAGCAATTGTCAATTAACAATGCAACATCGAACGATGGCACAGTAACTTCGACATCGGAGCAACAACTAAAATACGAGAACGAAAGATTGAAGCTTGCCCTAGCACAAAG TTCTGCTAACGCAAAAAAGTGGGAGATCGAATTGGCAACATTGAAAAGTAATAATCTTCGATTAACGAGCGCTTTGCAG GAATCCACAGCGAACGTCGATGAGTGGAAACGGCAGCTACACTCGTACAAGGAAGAAAATCAAAGATTAAAATTACGCTACCAAGATTTGGAGGCGGGTAAAGGTGGTGTTGTACCGACGGCAGGTGGTGCCAATGCTGCCGGTTTAGCTTCAAATGAGCTAACAGAAGAACTACGGCGCGAGATTGTATCGCTAAAATCCAGGATTGAGGGACTAGAGGCAGAACTAATGAATCAGGAGATGGAACTGAAGGCAGCAAACAAGACGCTCAAAGATAAGCAAAACGATCCTACC CTTAAACAGATGACAAATCTGTGCAGTCAGTTCAATGCACAAATAACTGAACTTAGCGGTATTCACAAGGAGATGGAAAAGCTGATTCAGGCGCAGCACAAATCTACTTGA
- the LOC125761390 gene encoding U4/U6.U5 small nuclear ribonucleoprotein 27 kDa protein, with amino-acid sequence MPSSPKRRKERERPRRRKRSRDRSDRDRSGGRDRKRSSERERDRDRDRDRGRRKSRSRSRSRSRSRSYERNLDKPTSSRRAAQLKPMVPESELEGKTPEEQEMLKTMGFCGFDSTKGKKVEGNDVGEVHVILKRKYRQYMNRKGGFNRPLDFVA; translated from the exons ATGCCTTCGTCGCCCAAGCGCAGGAAGGAACGCGAGCGTCCCAGACGCCGAAAGCGTTCCAGGGACCGGAGCGACAGAGATCGATCCGGAGGGCG TGACCGCAAACGTTCCTCTGAACGGGAAAGGGATCGAGACCGTGACCGAGATCGAGGCAGACGGAAGTCGCGATCCAGATCAAGATCGCGTTCGAGATCGAG GTCATACGAGCGCAATCTAGATAAACCGACGTCGTCACGCCGTGCTGCCCAACTGAAGCCCATGGTACCGGAATCTGAACTTGAAGGCAAAACGCCAGAAGAACAGGAGATGCTGAAAACAATGGGCTTCTGTGGGTTCGATTCGACGAAGGGCAAAAAGGTGGAAGGTAATGACGTCGGTGAAGTGCATGTCATATTGAAGCGGAAATATCGACAATACATGAACCGTAAGGGAGGCTTTAATCGTCCGCTGGACTTTGTGGCGTAA
- the LOC125761647 gene encoding probable peroxisomal membrane protein PEX13: MATNFRNTTLNEERIFGNSSGLNTSSGLISTSHPPPLPPRPQFSGGGGDMMFGNRYGFAGQSGYHGYNPYGGYSSMDYYGPRSYGGGFMGQGYGGYGNGGYGNGGYGGFNNPEHRFIQLAEESSRPAFQTLESLVGAVSNVAMMLDSTFFAVTSSFRAVLSVAANLAHLKGTFAQFWSSLAVVRAAVWLYKKLLYKLRITKTDPTIEAFKEAFNVSTNNEAASHSTRKHSSSLLAALFMGFMLSVPYMLIKLFAPKVAEDNALNDPALWSYPVEVQVLHKFDASNAQEMSIRAGQIVLLAPKQIQTDRHLLNSGWVLAASADRKTCGIVPLNYVQALKQPAESQ; encoded by the exons ATGGCGACGAATTTCCGAAACACAACCCTTAACGAGGAAAGGATATTTGGCAATTCCAGTGGCTTAAACACGTCATCTGGACTGATTTCTACGAGTCACCCGCCTCCTTTACCACCCAGACCACAATTCTCTGGAGGTGGAGGAGATATGATGTTTGGTAATCGTTATGGATTTGCTGGTCAATCTGGATACCACGGGTATAATCCGTATGGCGGATATTCTTCGATGGATTACTACGGACCGAGGAGCTATGGGGGAGGCTTCATGGGCCAAGGATACGGAGGATATGGTAACGGAGGATACGGCAACGGAGGATACGGTGGATTCAATAACCCTGAGCATAG GTTTATTCAACTAGCGGAAGAGAGTTCGCGGCCCGCTTTTCAGACTCTGGAATCACTCGTTGGTGCGGTTAGCAATGTAGCCATGATGCTGGACTCCACCTTCTTTGCCGTCACAAGTTCATTCCGTGCAGTTTTAAGTGTGGCTGCAAATTTAGCACATTTGAAGGGAACATTCGCTCAATTCTGGTCGTCTCTGGCGGTAGTACGTGCGGCTGTATGGTTGTATAAAAA GCTTCTGTACAAACTTAGGATAACGAAAACAGACCCCACAATAGAAGCATTTAAGGAAGCTTTCAATGTGTCTACCAACAACGAAGCTGCAAGTCACAGCACGAGAAAACATTCTTCCTCCCTGTTGGCTGCACTATTCATGGGTTTCATGCTATCCGTACCGTATATGTTGATTAAACTGTTCGCGCCAAAAGTGGCTGAAGACAATG CATTGAACGATCCTGCCCTGTGGAGCTATCCTGTTGAGGTACAGGTACTACACAAGTTCGATGCCTCGAATGCTCAAGAGATGTCGATACGAGCGGGACAAATAGTGTTATTAGCTCCGAAGCAGATCCAAACCGACCGACACCTGCTGAACTCCGGATGGGTACTGGCGGCATCAGCAGATCGAAAGACGTGTGGAATTGTTCCTCTAAACTATGTGCAAGCGTTAAAACAACCGGCAGAAAGTCAATAG
- the LOC125761646 gene encoding 4'-phosphopantetheine phosphatase yields MTTEGNAIVEGLSHCTLLASVDAYNPDTLDLYQDPEANRYWFTCFNDMLIKFERQAMTSQSTDGSAKARAQSFREHCVAVFNQLQQGKRETKSLGIRNLLEVIESGLRKFGFDDPWKEQKTIENKASIGLLKNRLQQLDSIAGAREKWTEIVRGVLAGNMFDWGAQAITKILETNNGFGLQQALDRIQKRPWLIDDLDGWLNRVEHEPPHRCATIFTDNAGIDFVLGIVPLVRELLKRNTKVLLCATINPAINDITYAELTKAIADCCKECDILQNAYSVENQLLLFGNDQIGPCLDFRMISKDLSVAIEQNSVDLLIIVGMARALHTNLYAKFVCETFKLAVVKNEWLAKRLGGDTFSVVCKYER; encoded by the exons ATGACCACGGAAGGAAACGCCATAGTGGAAGGCCTCTCGCACTGTACCCTGTTGGCAAGCGTCGATGCGTACAACCCCGATACGCTTGATCTTTATCAGGATCCAGAAGCGAACCGATATTGGTTCACTTGTTTCAATGATATGTTAATCAAGTTTGAGCGGCAGGCGATGACGAGCCAATCGACCGATGGCAGCGCGAAAGCCCGTGCCCAGTCCTTTCGGGAGCACTGTGTGGCAGTATTCAACCAGCTGCAGCAGGGCAAACG AGAAACGAAGTCATTGGGTATCAGAAACCTCCTGGAGGTGATTGAAAGCGGTCTGCGAAAGTTTGGTTTCGATGATCCATGGAAGGAACAGAAAACGATCGAAAATAAAGCATCCATCGGCCTTCTAAAGAATCGGCTGCAACAGCTGGACAGCATAGCAGGCGCTAGGGAAAAATGGACGGAGATTGTGCGTGGTGTATTAGCTG GTAATATGTTCGATTGGGGCGCTCAGGctattacaaaaattttagaaacaAATAATGGTTTCGGCCTCCAACAGGCCCTGGATCGAATACAAAAACGGCCCTGGCTAATTGATGATTTGGATGGTTGGCTCAACAGGGTTGAG CATGAACCACCACACCGATGTGCTACCATTTTCACTGATAATGCTGGTATAGACTTTGTTTTGGGCATTGTACCTTTAGTGCGCGAATTGTTGAAACGCAACACTAAGGTGTTGCTGTGCGCAACGATTAATCCAGCGATCAACGATATTACCTACGCCGAGCTGACCAAGGCCATTGCCGATTGTTGCAAGGAGTGTGACATCCTGCAGAACGCCTACAGCGTGGAAAATCAATTGTTGCTGTTCGGCAATGACCAAATCGGACCATGTCTTGATTTTCGAATGATTTCAAAAG ATTTGTCGGTTGCAATCGAACAAAATAGCGTCGATTTGTTAATTATTGTTGGGATGGCCCGTGCATTACACACCAATCTGTACGCGAAATTCGTATGCGAAACATTTAAACTGGCTGTCGTAAAGAACGAATGGTTGGCCAAACGGTTAGGCGGAGACACATTTTCTGTGGTATGTAAATATGAAAGGTAA
- the LOC125761652 gene encoding iron-sulfur cluster assembly 2 homolog, mitochondrial → MNAFAHRRLGLSIASLVQRRLLSTAAPNAADASSVQLSNTCINRLKEICKNNAFLRVAVEGGGCSGFQYKFSVEKQLGDDDVIVSRDGVQVAIDNASIEYLSGATIDYHTELIRSGFRVINNPKAEQGCSCGASFTVKLD, encoded by the exons ATGAACGCATTCGCGCATAGGCG GTTGGGATTATCCATCGCGTCTTTAGTTCAACGTCGCTTGTTGTCAACTGCCGCACCAAATGCAGCTGACGCAAGTTCCGTGCAGCTGAGCAATACCTGCATTAATCGTTTGAaggaaatttgcaaaaacaatGCTTTCCTCCGAGTTGCAGTAGAGGGTGGAGGATGTTCCGGCTTTCAGTACAAATTTTCAGTCGAAAAACAACTCGGTGACGATGATGTTATCGTGAGTCGTGACGGTGTGCAGGTGGCCATCGACAATGCATCGATTGAGTACCTAAGCGGCGCCACCATAGACTACCACACGGAGTTGATACGTTCCGGATTTCGTGTCATTAACAATCCAAAGGCAGAGCAAGGTTGTTCCTGCGGTGCTTCATTTACGGTTAAACTGGACTAA
- the LOC125761639 gene encoding beta-alanine-activating enzyme isoform X1, translating into MELLDQRIFESFGKQIAIRYYDSSQTISEVNYAQLWNDMKKVARVLKEQNIEGKIVGVQLFHCPALIAVIGGIILSGNSFYCVDSQTVDQLLLEYGACSAYFLEDTMSNWVCDGMKILLGLRILTLPLMFVLNLSVRVANYPELAFCVRTSGSTGRPKTVLVPNACIMPNVLSLSTRFQLCERDVIFVCSPPTFDPFVVDILMGLRAGATLLLVDNSIRLSAKQLLPLLFPGVTVMQMTPSMFTRWHTTDMMHIIFGPQTTLRILVLGGERFPILKRPSKCRVAVYNIYGITEVSCWSMIQKVSHENESDVPLGEPLDHSIMLQLRSLDDENLQAEKNLNGSTIGQLYIGSCSRICSILEKRNENYDTLSFERTVYRPTGDLVELTTEGNYYYRDRCKRTIKRFGCRVSLSELETVVQNHSAVQQCSSCFISEHNRLVLFFTSNSDDRSIQDMLWTEMRTKLRPEKLPDEIHRIERIPLSAHGKVCANGLKRIYENLKLTHADDQISAVDYFSAELTAMGIPYGQQYDTSSRNKKIKPNSSFIDRGGTSFAALRLHTALEEKFQTQLPQLITLLIDPMTPLEMAFKYVETNVSSKKVLEKLNIPNENQLTIVGHYNLNKCIDSRASIIFCPNFGNILTVGSHSGMLLTINIDTDAVVSCILLPDRIECTVSFFTNENNIVCGVVGCYNGFLYCFNPLDGSIVWQYDAGALIKCTPLVLPQTNLIVFGSYSNDYNLHCIVGGQSSAILRWKVQIGSKPILSHPLSMGGKDDAGLILAATLDGTMAAVSIDTGHLVWQRTSPRNIPIFSTPTYLHEYKRIACSTVDGTFGIYDALGGIETANYKFLGNVFASFEIIKHSHDRIDFIVGCYDRKVHCIEYLPLNGETLLPKWQIEVQSHIYATPCLVEHYLVVCSTSGWINLIDLSEDRNAKTECKFSAALKMKGELFATPLVYGKMVFVGCRDNFLYKIRVNV; encoded by the exons ATGGAACTTCTTGATCAAAGAATTTTTGAATCGTTTGGCAAACAGATTGCCATAAGATATTACGATTCTAGTCAAACTATCAGTGAAGTAAACTACGCCCAGCTATGGAACGACATGAAAAAGGTCGCAAGGGTTTTGAAGGAGCAGAACATCGAAGGGAAAATTGTCGGTGTTCAATTGTTTCACTGTCCCGCACTGATTGCCGTTATAGGAGG TATCATCCTTTCCGGGAACAGTTTCTACTGTGTAGATTCACAAACGGTTGATCAACTTTTGCTAGAGTACGGTGCATGTTCTGCATACTTCCTGGAGGATACCATGTCAAACTGGGTGTGCGATGGTATGAAGATACTATTAGGATTACGCATCCTCACGCTGCCGTTGATGTTTGTGCTTAATTTATCTGTTCGCGTTGCAAATTATCCTGAATTGGCGTTTTGTGTAAGAACATCCGGTTCGACTGGTCGGCCCAAAACGGTTCTTGTTCCAAACGCCTGCATAATGCCAAATGTACTATCGCTTAGCACACGGTTCCAGTTGTGCGAGCGTGATGTCATTTTTGTATGTTCACCTCCAACCTTTGATCCATTTGTCGTCGATATTCTTATGGGGTTGCGAGCCGGTGCTACGCTTCTGCTGGTTGATAACTCAATTCGTTTATCAGCAAAACAGCTATTGCCCTTGCTCTTTCCGGGCGTAACAGTAATGCAAATGACTCCCTCCATGTTTACACGATGGCATACGACTGATATGATGCACATTATTTTTGGTCCCCAAACAACACTCAG AATCCTTGTTTTAGGTGGAGAACGGTTTCCAATACTGAAAAGGCCTTCAAAATGTCGGGTGGCTGTGTACAACATTTACGGCATCACAGAGGTTTCATGTTGGAGCATGATTCAAAAAGTATCTCATGAGAATGAATCAGATGTACCGCTAGGTGAACCTTTGGATCATTCGATAATGCTACAGTTAAGGAGCTTAGATGACGAAAATTtacaagcagaaaaaaatctaaatggTTCCACCATAGGCCAACTTTATATTGGAAGCTGTTCTAGAATATGTTCAATACTTGAGAAGCGTAATGAAAATTATGATACATTATCCTTCGAACGGACCGTTTATCGACCGACTGGAGACTTAGTGGAACTTACCACCGAAGGCAATTACTATTATCGTGATCGGTGTAAAAGGACGATAAAACGATTTGGCTGCCGAGTGAGTTTGTCAGAACTGGAAACTGTAGTACAAAACCATTCCGCCGTACAGCAGTGCTCGTCTTGTTTTATTAGTGAACATAATCGATTAGTGTTGTTCTTCACATCGAACAGCGACGATCGTTCAATACAGGATATGCTCTGGACCGAAATGCGTACGAAACTAAGGCCTGAGAAGCTTCCAGATGAGATACATAGGATCGAACGTATTCCTCTTTCGGCTCACGGCAAAGTTTGTGCAAATGGATTAAAacgaatttatgaaaatttaaaattaactcATGCTGACGATCAAATCTCAGCAGTGGATTATTTTTCTGCCGAATTAACTGCGATGGGTATCCCATATGGACAACAGTATGATACGAGTAGCAGAAATAAAAAGATTAAACCCAACTCTTCGTTCATCGATCGCGGAGGAACATCTTTTGCCGCCCTTCGCTTACATACCGCTTTGGAAGAAAAGTTTCAAACACAATTGCCACAACTTATCACTCTGCTGATAGATCCGATGACCCCGTTGGAGATGGCCTTCAAATATGTGGAAACGAATGTTTCATCTAAAAAAGTGCTTGAAAAGCTTAACATTCCCAATGAGAACCAGCTAACGATCGTTGGTCATTACAATCTAAACAAATGTATAGATTCCCGAGCGTCGATAATCTTTTGCCCAAactttggaaatattttaaccGTAGGTAGTCATTCGGGAATGTTACTAACGATTAACATCGACACGGATGCAGTCGTATCTTGTATTTTGTTACCGGATCGAATAGAATGCACTGTCAGCTTTTTTACGAATGAGAACAACATCGTTTGTGGTGTTGTGGGATGCTATAACGGATTTTTGTATTGCTTCAATCCACTAGACGGGAGCATTGTATGGCAGTACGACGCTGGAGCACTGATCAAATGTACTCCTCTTGTTTTGCCACAAACGAATCTAATTGTTTTTGGAAGCTACAGCAACGATTACAATTTACATTGTATTGTAGGG GGACAATCTAGCGCGATATTACGATGGAAGGTGCAAATAGGAAGCAAACCAATTTTGTCCCATCCATTGTCTATGGGTGGTAAAGATGATGCAGGGTTAATTTTAGCTGCCACTTTGGATGGTACGATGGCAGCAGTAAGCATAGATACAGGACATTTGGTATGGCAACGAACATCGCCACGCAATATTCCAATATTTAGTACCCCAACTTACTTGCACGAGTACAAAAGGATTGCTTGTTCTACCGTGGATGGTACCTTCGGAATATACGATGCACTAGGAGGAATCGAG ACAGCAAATTACAAATTTCTTGGAAACGTTTTTGCGTCCttcgaaataataaaacattctcATGATCGTATAGATTTCATCGTTGGATGTTACGATCGCAAAGTACATTGCATTGAGTATTTACCCTTGAACGGTGAAACTCTCCTGCCCAAATGGCAAATAGAAGTTCAATCTCATATCTATGCAACTCCGTGCTTGGTTGAGCACTATCTGGTAGTGTGCAGCACGTCGGGATGGATTAATTTAATCGATCTAAGCGAAGACCGTAATGCAAAGACAGAGTGCAAGTTTAGTGCAGCTCTGAAAATGAAGGGTGAGTTATTTGCCACTCCTCTTGTGTATGGCAAGATGGTGTTTGTAGGATGTAGAGATAactttttgtataaaatacgTGTGAATGTATAA
- the LOC125761639 gene encoding beta-alanine-activating enzyme isoform X2 has product MELLDQRIFESFGKQIAIRYYDSSQTISEVNYAQLWNDMKKVARVLKEQNIEGKIVGVQLFHCPALIAVIGGIILSGNSFYCVDSQTVDQLLLEYGACSAYFLEDTMSNWVCDGMKILLGLRILTLPLMFVLNLSVRVANYPELAFCVRTSGSTGRPKTVLVPNACIMPNVLSLSTRFQLCERDVIFVCSPPTFDPFVVDILMGLRAGATLLLVDNSIRLSAKQLLPLLFPGVTVMQMTPSMFTRWHTTDMMHIIFGPQTTLRLVRDETRTIVVCSSNILFLLESLF; this is encoded by the exons ATGGAACTTCTTGATCAAAGAATTTTTGAATCGTTTGGCAAACAGATTGCCATAAGATATTACGATTCTAGTCAAACTATCAGTGAAGTAAACTACGCCCAGCTATGGAACGACATGAAAAAGGTCGCAAGGGTTTTGAAGGAGCAGAACATCGAAGGGAAAATTGTCGGTGTTCAATTGTTTCACTGTCCCGCACTGATTGCCGTTATAGGAGG TATCATCCTTTCCGGGAACAGTTTCTACTGTGTAGATTCACAAACGGTTGATCAACTTTTGCTAGAGTACGGTGCATGTTCTGCATACTTCCTGGAGGATACCATGTCAAACTGGGTGTGCGATGGTATGAAGATACTATTAGGATTACGCATCCTCACGCTGCCGTTGATGTTTGTGCTTAATTTATCTGTTCGCGTTGCAAATTATCCTGAATTGGCGTTTTGTGTAAGAACATCCGGTTCGACTGGTCGGCCCAAAACGGTTCTTGTTCCAAACGCCTGCATAATGCCAAATGTACTATCGCTTAGCACACGGTTCCAGTTGTGCGAGCGTGATGTCATTTTTGTATGTTCACCTCCAACCTTTGATCCATTTGTCGTCGATATTCTTATGGGGTTGCGAGCCGGTGCTACGCTTCTGCTGGTTGATAACTCAATTCGTTTATCAGCAAAACAGCTATTGCCCTTGCTCTTTCCGGGCGTAACAGTAATGCAAATGACTCCCTCCATGTTTACACGATGGCATACGACTGATATGATGCACATTATTTTTGGTCCCCAAACAACACTCAGGTTAGTGCGGGATGAAACTAGAACCATAGTTGTATGCTCATCGaacattcttttccttttagAATCCTTGTTTTAG